The proteins below come from a single Streptomyces spongiicola genomic window:
- a CDS encoding GNAT family N-acetyltransferase, with translation MFAIPLGDGAELRPVEPWQAQEFLEHIERAREYARPWVPLMVRVKDVESARALLQDFADRQAADTGRLWAVRQNGTLVGGVLFRVFDTANETCEVGVWLEPSAAGRGLIGRAVEPLIDWAVEERGMHRVEWLASSANHRSIAVAKRLGMSRDGVLRESFPWQGVRHDMEVWSVLAPEWRARRAAGGR, from the coding sequence ATGTTCGCGATACCCCTTGGCGACGGCGCCGAACTGCGGCCCGTCGAACCCTGGCAGGCGCAGGAGTTCCTGGAGCACATCGAACGCGCCCGGGAGTACGCCCGCCCCTGGGTGCCGCTGATGGTGAGGGTGAAGGACGTCGAGTCGGCCCGGGCCCTGCTCCAGGACTTCGCCGACAGGCAGGCCGCGGACACCGGCCGCCTCTGGGCCGTCCGGCAGAACGGCACGCTCGTCGGCGGGGTGCTCTTCCGGGTCTTCGACACCGCGAACGAGACCTGCGAGGTCGGCGTCTGGCTGGAGCCCTCCGCCGCCGGGCGGGGACTGATCGGCAGGGCCGTCGAACCGCTCATCGACTGGGCCGTCGAGGAGCGCGGCATGCACCGCGTCGAATGGCTCGCATCGTCCGCCAACCACCGGTCCATCGCCGTGGCGAAGCGGCTCGGGATGAGCCGCGACGGGGTGCTGCGCGAGAGCTTCCCGTGGCAGGGCGTCCGCCATGACATGGAGGTCTGGTCGGTGCTTGCGCCCGAGTGGCGGGCACGCCGCGCGGCCGGCGGCCGCTGA
- a CDS encoding GNAT family N-acetyltransferase — MHADDWHLTGDVDEFLARAGDFLRSRLALHIMPLTWAERLRTRGAAAYGGRAPLFGLLERAGEVLAAFHRVPPRLGLGLTSLTPEQADGLAVRLAALGHSLPSVSADHGTAAAFAAAWHRRTGATPVPRVRLRLHRLGALTPPEPFPAGRGRLVGESDRGQLMRWCGEFAADVGEAVSVDAGSWAGTRFADKDYTFWETPDGTPVAMAGANPMVAGVIQVDPVYTPAHLRGRGYAGAVTTEVSRAARASGAKEVVLFTNAANPTSNALYQRLGYVPIADWSAYDFGYADSSDR, encoded by the coding sequence ATGCACGCGGACGACTGGCACCTCACCGGAGACGTCGACGAATTCCTCGCCCGAGCCGGGGACTTCCTGCGCTCGCGGCTCGCCCTGCACATCATGCCGCTGACCTGGGCCGAGAGACTGCGTACCCGCGGGGCGGCCGCGTACGGCGGCAGGGCGCCCCTCTTCGGCCTGCTGGAGCGGGCGGGCGAGGTCCTGGCCGCGTTCCACCGCGTCCCGCCCCGTCTGGGCCTCGGCCTCACCTCCCTCACTCCCGAGCAGGCGGACGGCCTCGCCGTTCGGCTGGCCGCCCTCGGGCACTCCCTCCCGTCCGTCAGCGCGGACCACGGCACCGCCGCCGCGTTCGCCGCGGCCTGGCACCGGCGCACAGGCGCAACACCGGTACCGCGCGTCCGGCTGCGCCTGCACCGCCTCGGCGCACTCACTCCACCGGAGCCGTTCCCGGCGGGCCGGGGCCGGCTCGTGGGCGAGAGCGACCGCGGGCAACTCATGCGATGGTGCGGAGAGTTCGCCGCGGACGTCGGGGAAGCCGTTTCCGTCGACGCCGGTTCCTGGGCCGGCACCCGCTTCGCGGACAAGGACTACACGTTCTGGGAGACCCCGGACGGCACCCCCGTCGCCATGGCGGGAGCGAACCCCATGGTCGCCGGAGTGATCCAGGTGGACCCCGTCTACACCCCGGCCCACCTGCGCGGTCGCGGCTACGCGGGCGCCGTCACGACCGAGGTGAGCCGGGCCGCGAGGGCCTCGGGCGCCAAGGAGGTCGTGCTGTTCACCAACGCGGCCAACCCGACGAGCAACGCCCTCTACCAGCGCCTCGGGTATGTCCCGATCGCCGACTGGTCCGCGTACGACTTCGGGTACGCCGACTCCTCAGACCGCTGA
- a CDS encoding PQQ-dependent sugar dehydrogenase: MTALLAAAALMLSAGCSSDGGAGAAAGRDGAASRPAAPSATAGGPSETAPPAKGSVKVAATLTRGLKSPWGLASLPGGDLLVSSRDEGTITRVDAETGKQTVIGSVPGVAPAGEGGLMGLAVSPGFASDQLVYAYFTTASDNRVARMLYDERKPEGQQLGAPDTILRGIPKGRIHNGGRIAFGPDGMLYAGTGEAGEPGLAQDRESLGGKILRMTPDGRPVHGNPSADSVVYSYGHRNVQGLAWDSQKRLWASEFGQNTWDELNLIEPGGNYGWPDAEGRAGKAGLVDPVAQWRTDEASPSGIAYAAGSIWMAGLRGERLWRIPLAGTEPSAAPQAFLEEEYGRLRTVLPVAGTAGGADLWLVTSETDNRGTPEAGDDRILRLTVE; encoded by the coding sequence GTGACGGCCCTGCTCGCAGCTGCCGCGCTGATGCTCTCCGCGGGATGCTCGTCCGACGGCGGGGCAGGGGCCGCCGCCGGCCGCGACGGCGCCGCCTCCCGTCCGGCGGCGCCGTCGGCCACGGCCGGCGGCCCCTCCGAGACGGCACCCCCGGCGAAGGGGTCGGTGAAGGTCGCGGCCACGCTGACCCGCGGTCTGAAGTCGCCCTGGGGCCTCGCGTCCCTCCCCGGCGGCGACCTGCTGGTGTCGTCGCGGGACGAGGGCACGATCACCCGCGTCGACGCCGAGACGGGCAAGCAGACGGTGATCGGCTCGGTGCCGGGCGTGGCCCCGGCCGGCGAGGGAGGGCTGATGGGCCTCGCCGTCTCCCCCGGCTTCGCCTCGGACCAGCTGGTGTACGCGTACTTCACCACCGCGTCGGACAACCGCGTCGCCCGCATGCTGTACGACGAGCGCAAACCGGAGGGGCAGCAACTCGGCGCGCCCGACACGATCCTGCGGGGCATCCCCAAGGGCCGCATCCACAACGGCGGGCGGATCGCCTTCGGCCCGGACGGGATGCTCTACGCGGGCACCGGCGAGGCCGGCGAGCCGGGGCTGGCCCAGGACCGGGAGTCCCTCGGCGGCAAGATCCTCCGGATGACCCCCGACGGGCGGCCCGTCCACGGCAACCCGTCGGCCGACTCCGTGGTCTATTCGTACGGGCACCGCAATGTGCAGGGCCTCGCCTGGGACTCGCAGAAGCGGCTGTGGGCCTCGGAGTTCGGGCAGAACACCTGGGACGAGCTGAACCTCATCGAGCCGGGCGGGAACTACGGCTGGCCCGACGCCGAGGGCAGGGCCGGGAAGGCCGGCCTGGTGGACCCCGTGGCGCAGTGGCGCACGGACGAGGCGTCACCGAGCGGGATCGCCTACGCCGCGGGCTCCATCTGGATGGCGGGGCTCAGGGGCGAGCGCCTGTGGCGGATCCCGCTCGCCGGCACCGAACCGTCCGCGGCCCCTCAGGCGTTCCTCGAGGAGGAGTACGGCCGGCTGCGCACGGTCCTGCCGGTCGCCGGGACCGCGGGCGGAGCCGACCTCTGGCTGGTCACCAGCGAGACGGACAACAGGGGCACACCGGAGGCCGGGGACGACAGGATCCTGCGGCTGACGGTCGAGTGA